DNA from Triticum aestivum cultivar Chinese Spring chromosome 7D, IWGSC CS RefSeq v2.1, whole genome shotgun sequence:
TGGACCAGTGCTTACCTCACTCCACCAAAGGACGACGCCCAACTGTGGCCGCCATCTGGATCCGCGTGGATGAACTTCGCCACTGCCCTAGCCGCGCGGACTGACGGATCTGAGATCGCCGGATCCACTTGAGCCGCGGGCGGTGATGGCTGCTGCGACCGCTGCACCGGGAAGCTCGAGCAGCCTAGCCATTTGTCCACCTCTGAGTGTCCACCGCCCTCCTGGCCGGTGCCGCCTTGGCTCAATAGCTCGCCGCCGACGGCATTTggctgcgccgccgccatcgcccaccTAGGTCACtgcgggggagaggagggggactGAGAGAGTGTGTGGCCCGACCGCCTACTTTGGTTCCGACCGAACCGGGTCGGCTAACGGCCGTTAACTGCTGCGCCGTCCACGCGCCGGGCCACGTGGTCTGACGGGTGGGCCCAGCTCGTCAGAAAAACGGTTAAATCGCTAGTCACCGCgggtttgggttttttgaaacagccgaccgctCGTTTGGTAGCTTTCTGAGAAAAAATAAAATCtagtagttttttggaaccctagcctgtaaactagtagttttatgctatttactccaaaCTCCTGCTGATGAGAGCCGGTATGGAGATGGTCCACAATCTAGCCCGGCAAATGAGTCGTTGGGCAGATATCACTCAGCCCGTAAACGGCTCAAACCACACTAGCTTTGGCAAAAATATATCTTATAATCATTAAAAAAGAAGCAAAATGTCAAAAAAATCTGGAGAATCTTCTCACCAAAAACATTTGTATCACTCAGTAAAATGTATCTAAAAAAACACTAAAGACACAAGCAAGCATGTTCACTAAAAAAATCTGGAGAATCTTCTCACCAAAAACATTTGCGGCAAATCCTATTGGCTGCCGTGAACGCCGCCCGGCGTACTCATCTTGTATTGTGGTTAATACAAAATATACTTTTAGATACATTGATTTTTTAGACATTCCATGTGTATTTACTTTGTGATTCATGGATAATTTTTGTGTATGGTGCAGAAAAAATTGTGATACTATGGAAACATCTTTCATGAGTAGTGCCACCATTTTATTTAGTGTATATGAAAAAAGTCTTGTACTGCAATAAGAAAAGAAAATTaccaacacaaaataaaaatatCTTTCCACTGAATAAGAAAGTGATCTGTAACCACATTTCTAGTTTTTGTAAAATGAAAGGTGAACACATGAATATTGAATCAACACCGGGGGGAAAGTGAAGAAAAAATCACAACCACATAACTTagtaaaagcaaaagaaaaaaagtTGCACAAAAAAGTACTTCCCTATCTTGGTTTATAAGTCTAGCACGCATTTCAGTAAAATTTGACTGTTATTTTGGTTACTCTGAGTTATATACACTAAAAATTATACCATATAAAACTTCCCTTGaaccctttttttgcgggaaacttCCCTTGAACTTGTTGTTTTTGCAGGAAACTTCCCTTGAACCTGAATCAAATGATATACTTTCTGCCATAACCTTTTTTTTACCAAATTAATGATCGATTTTTTTCTTACCAGACTGCTGAGGGAACATGCCAATTGGTCCCAGTTCCAGGTTGCAGCCATCTGACAAAGCCTATCAAGAAGCCTATGAGATGAAATTGCACAAAAAAGTGACAAAGCCTATCAAGAAGCCAACAAATCAAGTGAGATTCTGCCGTTCCATGCAGCCATTTGAATTGATCTTTGCCGTCACTTAGTTAGGTCAGCTCTCCCTATTCCATCCACTCATCGACTTCAAAAGTTGCTAACTTAATTTATTTTTTTAAAAGTGTGTATTACTATTAGAGAATGTAAGTACTATTGAAAAAGATGTTCGCGATGTTTAAAATGTTCACGTGTTACATAAAACATGTTCGTGGCAGTTTTAAAAATGTTTCTACAATGTGAAAAAAAAACGCTCGCGCAATTGAAAGAAGACGTTCCATAACATTTAAAAAATGGCCGtaatatttcaaaaaatatttaaacgttttaaaaatatgttcatgacattAAAAAATCTGTGCCATTAAGAAGTTCAGTTTGTACTTTAAAAATGTTTGACATGTGTTTAAAATGTTCCAAAGATTTTGAAAAAAATGTACATCATGTATTAAAACAATGTTCAACGTGTATCAAATAAATGATGTGTACTGAAAAATCTAGACATGGGTAGAGAAAACGAAAAGTTAGAGATAAGAAGAAAAAGTAAAAACCCAAATAAAACCAGTGAGAAACACAGAAAAAGTAGAAAAAAGGCGTAGAAGCTTCCTAAAACCGTTTCTGGGAACAAATAAATTCGGTCGTCCTATAGTCTCTCAATAGGAGTGATATAGCTCCCGCAAAGCAGCACTCTGTAGCACTTTTTTTCTCGTtagttcattcattttgcttcaaTTTTTTATGTTCTGCTTTCTGTAAATACGTAAATTTTTAAATTTACAAAAATTAACTTCTACatgaaaaatgttcagtgtgtatttaaaaaatgttcaccataaaAATACTTCTCTTGTATTTAAATAATGTTCACTTCATATTAAAAGGTttgccatgtattaaaaaatgcagaacaaaaacaagaATAAActcggaagaaaaaaagaaagccaAAGATAAATAAATAGAAAAACTGAAAACAAAAATGCCACGACAACAGTGCAAAGAAACAACAGGAAAAACTTGAACAAAAACCTGAAAAGAGAAAAACAATGCAGTCGTGCAAAGAAACAACAAGATAAGCTCAAGTTAGCCCTATCCACTTGTAACAGTTTCATGAAAGGCTCACAAAGCCGCCTCCTCCTTAAAAAAGCCTAGGGTTTCTAGGCCGCCCGTCGGCGCCATcgccggtccgcctcgtctccggtggacTTAGGGGCATGGCGGCGCGGTGGATCCCGGTCCTTGCCGGTGAGAAGGCTCCGTTTTTAGGTGTTCCTTCgagttttgttaaggtttgtgcCCTGCTCAGGAAGACAAGACAACagtggctccctgaagatggaataaggtcctcccTGCCTAGCCCCTGTCTTGGTGGTGCGTCTAGTATCGTCGATGGgagtgtggaggtgtgtctccgacaaATATGTCtgaatttgctcggatctcgtcataattcgtctacgttcgtgtgttttcaggttggatccttccaatAAATGCTACTCTTCAACGACGACGGTTGTTGTTCTAGTGCACTGGTTCTATGAGGTCTtaacacgacgacttcccgactggaTAGTACAACAAAGTTTTCCGGCTCGTGCGagagaggggcgatgacggcggcgcgtcttcggctcgcttcagtgtttgtagtcatcgctaggttgTCTACGGATATGAATATaaattatatattttttgtattcgTTGTATTACCATGATTGATGATGACTAGATCGGAAGTTTTCTATAAAAAAAAAGTTCAAAGCCCGAAAAAAAAACAGAAAGCCGACCGTTCGCACTTGCATGTCGGCAACCGAGGCACATCACATGCTCCGAGAGGCGTACGTGCGGCACAGTCACCGTCGGATTAAACTACCGGAGGCCCACGCTGAGCAAATGATTGCCCCGTAGCCAGCCGATCTTTATCGCGTCACTGTACGTTGGGGCTGTTGGCCGGATCCAGATCTGGCTGGCTTTTCTGAACCATACATCTGGCTAGCTAACCTCACGTGCGATGTGAAGACAGAAAGGTCACTAGCTTGCCTGTATGGAACTATGGCCGGTTTCAGAAATGCTTGACATAGAAAAACATAAGAACCGAAATGTTAATTACAGTACGAACCTACATggtttcctcgcaaaaaaaaaattcTCTACATGGTCGCTCCGTTCACAAGCTCTTAAACTGCCCACGGACCCACCACTCGCTAAATCTCCTGTCTGCGAAAGAAAAACGAATCCTACGTACGTAGCAGAAACCATTTAAATTGACACCCCTTtctgtccattttgatgacaagtattttcagacggaggaagTACATAGTAGAAAAACCATTTAAACTGACACCACGACATGCCTGATTAACCATGTCATAGAGCACAACATCAGAGGATTGAGATACTACAATTATACAAACTCCTTCCAACCAACTACGAAGTAACTAATCAGCGGTCAAACCAAGGCCGCACTATATAACATATTTTGCAACTTGCACATACGGAGCAATGCAGTGTTGCGTTGCGTTGCGTTGCGTACATGATGAGCACTATTTTGGAGTTTCATCCTGCCTACACAATCATCATGGCCACCAAAACGCCATGTGCCGTCGCAAATGATTCAGTGGTTCGCCAGGTAGCTCCCACAGATAGATCGATGGGAGGAGAGCTCCTGATGACCGGGTTATTAGCTATACAAAGTACTACAATCAGGCAgccgttgcattactggtatgccGCGCATGATTCCAATAACATGCTCTTGTCGGGCTTATAATGCCAAGCCGCAGTAGGCTGTAGCTATGTAAGATTTCATTACGCGATAAATATTTCATTCGCTTGGCTACTTAGTGGGCATTCTATACGTACTAGTAGTACGCCAACTAACACTGCAATTATTCTCACGAGACTATATATAATGCCTACTGTAACGGTTGGTTAATCATGACGTTTGTTAATGCAACTGTGCAGGGCATTTCGGTTATGCATGTTTAACGACCACAAATATATTCTCTCGGGACAGATTAGATTAGATGCGCTAACCGGCCAACGGGTAGCTAGTTAAGCTAGCTGGACTGGACAGTCACGAGAATCAGACCGTACCATCATGGAATTAACCACCAATTAACTTCTCTACGTCCGAGTCACGCCCATGATCAACTGACCATTTGTATCTCCTTCTCTTCACGTGCCCCGGCCCGTCATGGATTATTTAACTAGACTAGATGAGCAAACCTATAATGATCATGCACGCCCTGCTTTGCTGTATTTAGTTTACACCAACATGTAGACTAGTTTAGAGCGTTTACTGATCAAGGGCCATTGTATGGAGGTGATAATGACGATGCAGGATGGAGACAACTCGGTTGGACACGGCGGCAAAGATTTATCAAAACTGTAATTTTTTCCAGTAATGTGCAGAGATGCGTAGTGgccgcatgcatcgtccagatgcagaggtcgtgggtcatcctccttttcttaaaaaaaaagtgCAAAGACGCGCGTTATTTTTCCATCATAAAAAACACACAACAAAGGCTTTCTTTTCACGAAAAAGACAAGTGAAACCACACCCAAACAGGAAACACACTGTCAATCTCTTCACAAGCCTCCTAAAATGGACGCCTAAGACTGAGATTGCTGCCGCGAGTTGCCAACCAAACAGGTGCCGGAAGCCGCCGCGCTGACCGGGCCGCCCGACGagcgcacgtgtgtgcgaggcggcCGTACGCACCTCGGCGCTGGCGTGCCTCGTGATTCCCGGCTTCGCCACATGCGCCCGCGTGCCATGCATCCTGCTGCATACGTGCTCAAGAATTAttcagaggcagcagcagcagcagcaatgatCAGTGGGAAATGAGTGACATGTCCTCGCCTGGCTTAGATTTAAAACTCCTGTATCACTGACCCTTCCTTGTCGTTCCTCTGCCTGCTTCCCATCACATCACATCACATTCCTCCCTGTTTGATTAGttagtttttattttttttgatttttttttgaatgaaAGAGGCTTCCCTCCGATTTCCTTAATGAAACCAAAAGCGAGCAACATAAACGAGTACCGTTCACGGCAAGTCCAACCCTTTTTTATGCCCTTTATATACGTCTTCATGATGAGTGTGGCTATGTCCCAATCGACTAAGATTTAACCAAGTCTAAATCAGGTCATATAACATGCAAGAGAGAACAGAAAATAAAACTGAAGAAAAGAATTGCGCAAATCTCAATGTAAGATCTCGCAGATATAGCATAGACTGAGACTTAACGAAATCTCAGTCGACTATAAATATCCTACGCAGAGGCACAAGTAGGGGAAGTCTGTTCGTGAGGTCAGTACTAGGCATTTGATACTGCATTACACTATGAGCGCATGTTATAACTCTAAATTATTGgcaatatgaattgcatgcacatacCTGTGCACATAATGCTAGCAGTAGTACATTATCACTTGCACGTACGAAGTACATCCGCAACGACTAGTTAGCTACTAATCAAATATGTAGCTAAGTAGCAGAATCATTttatcagcagcagcagcagccacggCACGGCACTGATCATCAGCGAGTACGTAGCACACACTTGGCATTAGTCTGACAGACACCATGTGATGTGTGAGGTCGGATACGTGCAATGATTCGACGGTTAGTCTTATGTGGTCGTCCCCAGTCCACTCATCATGCCCATGATGATGAGGTCGCCCGCCAATTCTGAGCTGGTCGCATACACAGATCGATCTCGGATCCGTCCGTCGGTTGGATGGATGGATGATCACGCGCACGCCTGCCTTTAGTAGTTTGTTTCACGTCCAAGATTTCCGCCACATGCCATTGTCGGGAAATTATACGTGACCATGTACAGCTTGCTGGTTGCTGCCGCACCGCAGCGTCGCCGTTGGTGGCCTGCACCGGCTGCCGGGCTGCTGCTCGCTCGCCGCCTCCCGCCTCTGAAGGCGCAACTCAGGCGGTGTGAAGATGGGCCAATGATCTAGCATGACAGATGGGAAGTTGGGCCAGGCATTCAGCCCGTAAGCAGCGCAAACAACTCTTTGGGACAAAGAATCTGGCAAGTCAAGTTCACTCGATAGGGGGAAACAAGTGATAAAGAGAGCAAGTTCACACAGAAAAATCTAGAAAATCTTTTTTCTCCAACAAAAAAATATGACAAATCATATTGCCGCTGTGAGCACCGCCTGGCGTACTCATCCTCTATTGCGGTTCATACATAATACATTTTGTTGAGATACATGGACATCCTCTATTGCGATTTTACTGTTCGTGCACAGACCATGTGGACCTGGGAGCCAAATCGACACATCCCACAAAAAAGCACCTCTCTATCTTGGTTTATAAGTCTTGCATGCATTTCAAGAAAAAATTGGCTATTATTTTGGTCAACAAAATATGATTTATATAAATTATACCAAATAAAACATTTATTCAATGTGAATCTAATGATATACTTTCTTACATATACCTATTATTTTTCGACCAAGTTAATGCTCAACATTTTCTTAGAATATGCAGGGCGATAAGTCGTCTAACAACTCTAACTGAGCTGAGGTGGCGGACAAGTTTTAATGAGGTGTTTTGTGTAAACTATTTACTATGTAGCGGTAGTAAAAGTGGCGTAGCCATTTATTTTCTTATCTCATATCCAAAAGAATGATTTTCCTTTGAAAATAAGGACCGCCCCATTAAGTGATTTATGAGTCACTTAATCAAGAATCTGAGACTGAGATGTGGGTTTTCATTAAATAAGACTAACTTGGCACTTTCGGGAAAAATAGGACTTGTATACATTTACCTATAATATAAATAAAATATGGTTTTCCACTTTCGAAGACCGGGCTAGGGCCAAATTTGCTTGCAATATTGTTTTCGTTGTACATATCGTGACCCTTACTTTTTTCTCTTTGTATTCGATGTATTAATTCTCGAAGGAAGAAAATATGACCTAGTAGCATAAGGCTCCAGGGAGCTTGTCCTTAGAGGCACGTGTATGAAGACTTATCGGTTGTCATTGGCAAGGTTAAGACGGCTCCGGTAGGGGAGCAGTGACATCGGCGCGTCAGCAGCTCGTTCTGCCGGTGGTAGTGGTCGATCGATAATCCAATGATCCCGATGCCATTTTTTATTATGTTTAGGTGTTTTGTACTTCTGGAGAACACTTATAGTAGATCTGATCCTTTTCAGCCAAAATCATAAATCATGAATCAAATGTATGTTAGCAACTGGGACCAATTGGCATGTCCCCTCATCTGACTAGCTAGTGCAAAGTGACTAAGCCTGTCAAGAAGCCAACAAATCAAGCGAGTTGCCGCCGTTGCATGCAGCCATCTGAATTGATCTTGCCGTCACTTAGTTAGGTCAGCCCTCCCTCTTCCATCCACTCATCGACATCACAAGTTGTTGTGAGTTGCGACTAGCGATCGAGCAGAAGTGATGAAAAGGCCGGAAGCAAAAGCAAAGGGAGAAGCTTTCGCCGATTAAACTTTGGTCGCCGCGGATCGCGTAGAGATTCAACTGTCGGTCGAAAACAACTCGGGCCGGCCCCAGCGGTCCAAGGCGCACTAATCAAGCTGGATTGCAGTTGCAGGTGGTCTACTCTAATCAGATCTCCTAATGATCTCGCCATGACTTTAGCCCCTCGCTTTGTCTGCGGAATAGTTAATTGGCTTTTTGAGTAAAGCTTCTCCGAGGCGCATGTGCACAGGCAGGGCTCGTCGTGAACACGCACGGTTGTCTGTCTGAAACTGTTTGTATGATATGATAATGAGGTGTGGGTGGGTTGCTTTCGCTTAAACAAGTTGCGGAGATGTCTGCTCTCGGATGCAGATTCATCATGAGTAGGAGTAGTAGCTTGGAAAAACCATTCTTTTCGAACCGGGCCACTCTTTATCATCCAATTATATCCTGCAGATGGGTCACTCTTTTTCGCCGAATTATATCCAGCAGATGAGATATATATATACAAAAGGAGATCGGGTTCGTCGACGCGCTAGCTTGAATCATGCTTTTTTTTGTCGAAAAAAACACTATATTGAAGTTAATAATGAAAAGAGAAGGACATGGCTCCAAATACTCTTGTTGGAGAAGAGAGGAGAATGTGAATGAAAGAAAATATTTCATTAATTTCCTCCATCAACCAATCATGAATTAGTGGTGGCAGCAGTAGTACAAATCAATCAACAAGCTGTTAATCCAACAACCGGCAGGGTTTTGGTGGATGGGTACACGCCGTCCAGGAAAAAGCGGACAGCCATTTGTTCCTCCGTACGTACTAATCTGTTTCTATTTTGTTCGTCGTCGATTCGATTCGATCGAATcccaaagagaaaaagaaaacccaaaCCGAATTACTACTAACTGAAACCGAAACCAAACCATCGATCGATCACTGGCGCTCCTAATTACTGCTATCCAAACCAAACCAAATCAAATCTCCTTGCGGCGATCGACTGACTGATTTGCCAATTGATTACTTGATTGACCCAATCGACCGCCGCCTGATCAAATCTCCTAATTTATCGCCTGAAGTGGACGCCGGCGGCGAGATATCGTCCTCTCAGAAGAGCTCTCTGGTGACCAGCGGCTGCGCGGCGCCGTTCCACGCGCCCTGCAGCCTGCCGGACCggtcgggggcggcggcggtggtggacggGAAGAACTGGCAGTGGCTGGGCAGGACGTTGCCGGCGGGCTGGGCATGGGGCTTGGGGTGGCACTGCTGCAgttgctggtgctggtgctgcgTGGCGGACggtccggcggcggcgacgcggcggcagGAGGGGCACATGGTGAGCGTGGCGGCCGGGGAGGCCTGCTGGGCGGGCGCGGCCTTGAGCGCCCTGAGCTCGGCCACCTCCTTCTCGAGGCGCTTGTTCTGCTCGGCGAGCTGCTCGCACCAGCGCTTCATGTACTCGCAGTCCACCTCCGTCTGCTTCAGCTTGGTGCGGGCGCGGCGGTTCTGGAACCACACCTCCACCTGCCGCGGCCGCAGCCCCAGCCGGTTAGCCAGCGCAGTC
Protein-coding regions in this window:
- the LOC123169373 gene encoding homeobox-leucine zipper protein HOX2; translated protein: MHRAAGLDLGLGLGLGLASQGSLTSSTTTASSSPASHWTAALSSVVGAQESYGLHQYAGQPRKEEPGMRTSTSPESGVSAGTKRGLERTGSGVSRGGAATAGSDEDDDGGDGAGGRKKLRLSKDQAAVLEECFKTHSTLNPKQKTALANRLGLRPRQVEVWFQNRRARTKLKQTEVDCEYMKRWCEQLAEQNKRLEKEVAELRALKAAPAQQASPAATLTMCPSCRRVAAAGPSATQHQHQQLQQCHPKPHAQPAGNVLPSHCQFFPSTTAAAPDRSGRLQGAWNGAAQPLVTRELF